One window from the genome of Apus apus isolate bApuApu2 chromosome 12, bApuApu2.pri.cur, whole genome shotgun sequence encodes:
- the LOC127389488 gene encoding A-kinase anchor protein 17B-like: protein MPEWEERKSLLAQRRVESVRLLTVLLNRVKDFVQLASQKVDPSLGLRKINSFSEAALKDTRQELINSLYGTHKELKHKEQFKCPLTQKDGSLPGEEGDERNFHASTCHIARTIVNDPSAAPSPAGRPGRDESHSSGCASLLITVTQDCRVIESLDGRNYPTLNVVHTQTVSDEGCCKKQKVYETDEFIHYLLNYYQTPCYARVCLEPKNTVNKSRWKRVVFDDDSGFDTSLSNKHGQCFREVSPVQTLKRNCSSGDNYRLVITVGELESINTVLENKTHGGKLEKTLQVQRNYSLAVDNLAHAGLNHSLDCTAVTCDKEFRQEDGSDEGSVPYKACGSAGRLKDLLEEISDSQYFSEAPRGSMKRTERRCEEIYSNCNKRCLPAKARERKLLVYLKNVTLESQEKESSNCSFCSSSVHEGFTRQCEHKLKKACKRSSSKLRHEEQKSERPPREEERNAHKMKKRRKKLSSNLLSDEGGFPETDNCMRLESLTKMQRECKKMFHKKVKFKTFPPTVAAPGVTPCDGSPLQETLQRAGDERKLMLRREMDADVRGCSVFPLEIIQTNPCSDTFCGAEPRRGC, encoded by the exons gatTTTGTGCAGTTGGCAAGTCAGAAAGTGGATCCTTCATTGGGCTTAAGGAAGATCAATTCCTTTTCTGAAGCAGCATTAAAAGACACACGTCAGGAGCTGATTAACTCCCTTTATGGCACACACAAAGAGCTGAAACACAAGGAGCAGTTTAAGTGCCCATTAACTCAAAAAGATGGCAGCTTACCTGGTGAGGAAGGAGATGAGAGAAACTTCCATGCCTCTACTTGTCATATAGCCAGGACAATTGTAAATGATCCCTCTGCAGCCCCGAGTCCTGCTGGACGGCCTGGCAGAGATGAGTCCCACTCCTCTGGTTGTGCATCTTTACTGATTACAGTTACACAAGACTGCAGGGTCATCGAATCTCTCGATGGAAGGAACTACCCAACATTGAATGTAGTTCACACACAGACAGTGTCTGATGAAGGCTGTTGCAAAAAGCAAAAGGTTTATGAGACTGATGAATTCATCCATTATTTACTAAACTACTATCAGACACCATGCTATGCACGTGTTTGCTTAGAGCCAAAAAACACTGTGAACAAGTCCAGGTGGAAGAGAGTGGTGTTTGATGATGATAGTGGTTTTGACACCAGCTTGAGTAACAAACATGGTCAGTGCTTCAGAGAAGTGAGTCCTGTACAGACCCTCAAGAGAAATTGTAGTAGTGGTGATAATTACAGACTGGTGATCACTGTTGGGGAGCTTGAGTCAATAAACACAGTGTTAGAAAACAAGACCCATGGGGGTAAGCTTGAAAAAACACTGCAAGTGCAGAGGAATTACTCACTTGCTGTTGATAACTTAGCACATGCTGGACTGAATCATTCTTTGGATTGCACTGCTGTTACTTGTGATAAGGAATTTAGACAAGAAGATGGTAGTGATGAAGGTTCTGTACCATATAAAGCATGTGGGTCTGCTGGCAGATTAAAGGATTTGTTGGAAGAGATCAGTGATTCCCAGTACTTTAGCGAGGCACCTAGAGGCTCaatgaagagaacagaaagaaggTGTGAAGAAATTTACAGCAATTGTAATAAAAGGTGCTTGCCTGCAAAAgccagggaaagaaaattactggTTTACCTTAAAAATGTAACTCTGGAAAGtcaagagaaggaaagcagcaattGTAGCTTTTGTTCTAGTTCTGTCCATGAGGGCTTCACAAGGCAGTGTGAACATAAGCTTAAAAAGGCATGCAAGAGGTCAAGTAGTAAATTAAgacatgaagaacagaaaagtgaGAGACCAcccagggaagaggagagaaatgctcacaaaatgaagaaaaggcgAAAAAAACTTTCTTCTAATCTTTTATCTGATGAAGGTGGCTTTCCAGAGACAGACAATTGCATGCGACTGGAGTCACTCACGAAGATGCAAAGAGAATGTAAGAAAATGTTCCacaaaaaagtgaaattcaAGACATTTCCCCCTACCGTGGCAGCACCAGGTGTTACCCCTTGTGATGGCTCACCACTTCAGGAGACCCTCCAGAGAGCAG GAGATGAGAGGAAATTAATGTTGAGAAGAGAGATGGATGCAGATGTCAGAGGATGCTCTGTATTTCCTCTTGAGATAATTCAGACAAACCCCTGCTCAGATACTTTCTGTGGAGCAGAGCCCAGAAGAGGATGCTGA